The DNA segment CGCGGCTCGCCACTGGGCAATGTCGACCTGACCGCGATGAAAGCGCAGAAGCACCTGGAAGCGCACCAGGTAAAATTTCATCCCGGCATGAATGAGGACCTGGCCGCCACGGCGGTATGGGGCACGCAGCAAGTCAACCTCTTCCCGGGGGCGCAATACGAAGGCGTGTTTTCACTCTGGTATGGCAAGGGGCCGGGCGTGGACCGCTGCGGCGATGTCTTCAAGCATGCCAACATGGCCGGTTCCAGTGCCCATGGCGGTGTATTGCTGGCAGTCGGCGACGACCACGCCGCCAAGTCTTCCACCACGGCGCACCAGAGCGAACATATCCTCAAGGCGTGCGGCATCCCCGTGCTGTATCCCGCCTCGGTGCAGGAGTATCTCGACTATGGCTTGCATGGCTGGGCCATGAGCCGCTACACCGGCCTGTGGGTCGCCATGAAATGCGTGACCGACCTGGTCGAATCCGGCGCCGTGGTCGATCTCGACCCTGACCGGGTGCAGATCGCGCTGCCGGAAGACTTCGCGCTGCCGCCAGGCGGCTTGAATATCCGCTGGCCGGATGCGGTGCTCGAGCAGGAAGCGCGCATGAACAACTTCAAGTGGTATGCGGCGCTGGCCTATGCGCGCCGCAACCGCCTCAACCGGATTGTCTGGGACAGTCCGCGCGCGAAGATTGGCATCATCACCGCCGGCAAATCCTACCTCGATACGCGCCAGGCCCTGGCCGATCTCGGCATCGACGAGGACGTTGCGCGCGACATCGGCATTCGCCTCTATAAGGTCGGCATGACCTGGCCGCTGGAAGCCGAGGGCGTGCGCGACTTTGCCCAGGGGCTGGAAGAAATCCTGGTGGTCGAGGAAAAACGCCAGCTGCTGGAATACCAGTTGAAGGAAGAGCTGTATAACTGGCGCGACGATGTGCGCCCGCGCGTGGTAGGCAAGTTCGACGACAGCGGCGAATGGAGCAACCCGCACCGCGAGGGGCATGGCCACTGGCTGTTGCCGGCCACTTACGAACTGTCGCCGGCGCAGATTGCGCGGGCAATTGCCAGCCGCATCAGCAAGTACTTCGCCGGCCATCCGGTCGAGGCGCGCGTGCGCGAACGCATCGCTTACCTGGAAGCTAAGGATGCGGTGCTGCAAGCGGTCAGCACCGCGCCCAATCCGGCGACGGACCGCCTGCCGCATTTCTGTTCCGGCTGCCCGCACAACACCTCGACCAACCTGCCAACAGGCAGCCGCGCGCTGGCTGGCATCGGTTGCCACTACATGGTGTTGTGGATGGACCGCGAAACATCGACATTTACGCACATGGGCGCGGAGGGCGCCACCTGGATCGGCCATGCGCCTTTCACGAACGAGCCGCACGTGTTTGCCAACCTCGGCGACGGCACCTATTTTCACTCCGGTATCCTGGCCATCCGCGCCGCCGTCGCGGCGCAGGTGAATATCACTTACAAGGTCCTGTACAACGATGCCGTGGCGATGACCGGCGGCCAGCATGTCGATGGCCCGCTCGATCCGGCGCGCATTTCGCGCCAGCTCGCCGCCGAAGGCGTGACACCCATCGTGGTGATAACGGATGAACCGGACAAGTATCCCGACGGCACCGAGTGGGCTGCGGGCGTCGTCATCCGCCACCGGCGCGAGCTTGACGATGTGCAGCGCGAGCTGCGCGAAGTCCGCGGCGTGTCGGCAGTGATTTACGACCAGACCTGCGCTGCAGAAAAGCGCCGGCGCCGCAAGCAGCATGCCTATCCCGATCCGGCCCGTCGCGTCGTGATCAACGAGTCCGTGTGCGAAGGCTGCGGCGACTGCAGCGTGAAATCCAACTGCCTGTCGGTGGAGCCGCTGGAAACGCCATTCGGCCGCAAGCGCCAGATCAACCAGTCTTCCTGCAACAAGGATTACTCGTGCCTGGAAGGTTTTTGCCCGAGCTTTGTCACGGTCGAAGGCGGCGCCCTGAAGCGCCCGGCACCCGTCAAGGGAGCGCTGGTTGCGGGCGCGCAGGGTGCATCTCCCGCAACCAGCCTGCCGCTGCCGGCGCTGCCTGCTGCGGCAGTGCCCTTCAATATCCTCGTGTGCGGCATTGGCGGTACCGGCGTCATTACCATCGGCCAGATCCTCGCCATGGCCGCCCACATCGAGGGCAAGGGCTGTACTGTCCTCGACATGAGCGGGCTGGCGCAGAAGGGTGGCCCGGTGATGTCGCATGTGCGCATCTGCGAGCGCCAGGATGCCCTGTTCTCCACACGTGTCGGCACCGGCATGGCCGATCTGGTGATCGGCTGCGACGTCATTGTCGCCGCCGGCCGCGATGCCCTGACGCGCATGGGGGAAGGCAAGACTCACGCCGCCGTCAACACGACCGGCGCACCCACGTCAGCATTCATCCGTAACCCCGACTGGCAATATCCGGGCGCGTCGGCGGAAGAGCAGATCAGGACTGCCTGCGGCCGCGAGCGCGTCGATTTCATCAATGCCGGTCATGTAGCGGCCACACTGATGGGCGACACCATCGCCACCAACATGTTCATGCTGGGTTACGCCTGGCAAAAGGGCTGGGTGCCGCTCGGCCTGGACGCCCTGGTGCGGGCCATCGAACTGAATGCCGTGTCGGTCGAGTTCAATCGCCAGGCGTTTGCCTGGGGCCGGCATGCGGCCTGCGACCTCGCCGCAGTTGAAAAACTGGCCCGCACCGAGGACGCCGCAGCGCACGTGATCGAGTTCAAGCGCAACCCCAGGCTCGACGATGTCATCGCCTTGCGCGTCGAGTTCCTTACCGCTTATCAGAACGCCGCCTACGCGCAGCAATATCGCGACTTTGTCGAAGAGGTGCGTACGGCGGAAAACCGCCTGGGCCACGATGGCCGCGCGCACCGTTTGACGGATGCGGTGGCGCGCTACCTGTTCAAGCTGATGGCCTACAAGGATGAGTACGAGGTGGCGCGCCTGCACGCCGATCCTGCATTCCGGGAAAAGATCGCCGGCATGTTCGAGGGCGATTACAAGATCAAATACCATCTGGCGCCGCCGCTGATGGCCAAGCGCGATGCCAGGGGCCATTTGGTGAAGCGCGAATACGGGCCCTGGATGCTGCAGGCATTCCGCCTCCTGGCGCCGCTGAAACGCCTGCGCGGCTCGGCGCTCGACGTGTTCGGCTATACGCAGGAGCGCAGGACGGAGCGCGCGCTGATCGGCCAGTACCGGCAAACCATTGCCTCGCTCCTGCCGAAGCTGCATGCCGACAAGCTGGCGCTGGCGGTGGCGATTGCCAGCATTCCGGAAACCATTCGCGGCTACGGCCATATCAAGGAGCACAACCTGCGTGAAGCGCGGGAAAAAGAAGCCACCCTCCTGACGGCGTTTCATGCCCCCGTTGCCCCCATGCCCGCGCCAGCGGACAAGAAACAGGTTGCCCTGACCTGAGTATCCCGGCTGCGGCGTCACATTCCGGTTGGCGCCGCAGCTAGCCGGGCAATATGTTTTTGAGCAAGATAACCACTCTTGTTTAATTATTATCAATTCGACTACGGGAAGAATAAACTTTTTAAGTCCCCGCCTGCCTACAACTAAAGATGCGAATGTCTTTCGTATCTTCAATTTTTCATCGGGAAGCATTTCCTGCCTGTCCCATCAATTCAAGAAACAGGACATATCATGCAATCGCAAGTTACCGAGTGGAGTACGGCGCTCATGAGTTCTCTGGCTGCGGCAATGGCCTTGTTTTTTTCGGGGATTCCCAAAATCCTTGGATTCGCCATCATTGTCATTGTCGGCTGGATTATCTCGTCGCTGGCGGTAAAGGCCGTTGCCGCGTTGTTAAGAACCATCAAGTTCAACGACATGGCGCAGCGCTCGGGATTTTCCGGCTTTGTGCGAAAAATGGGGACCGACACGGATTCTGCCGGCATGATCGCGGTTGCCGTGAAATGGTTTATTCGCCTGGTCACGCTGGTTGTCGCCTTTGACGCGCTCGGTCTGCCGGCGGTGTCGGACGTGTTGCGCCAGTTGCTGCTCTGGTTACCGAATGTGGTGGTGGCACTGGTGGTGCTGGTGATCGCCGGCCTGGCGGCAAACGCCCTGAGCAGGCTGGTGCGCGGCGCGGCTGCGGAAGGCGGCTTGAAAAATCCGGATTTACTGGCCAAAGTCGCATCCGGCCTGGTCTGGGCATTCGGCATCGTCGTCGCCGTCAACCAGATCGGCATTGCCACGACCCTGGTCAATACGCTGTTCATGGCTGTAACCGGGGCGCTGGCGCTGGCGCTCGGCCTTGCATTCGGCCTGGGCGGTCGGGATACTGCTTCGCAGATCGTGCGCAACTGGTATGGCAAAGGCCAGCAGAACCAGACACAACTGGAGATGGCCATGCATGCTGCGGCCGGCTCCAGCGGCGAAAGCCCTGTCTTGCAGACGCCGGTCGGTTCGATTGTCGAACGACGCTCCATGCAACGCCGCAAGGCAGGGTAGCCAATGTCTGGTGGAGCCTTTCAATACGAGTGCAGGCGTGATTAAAAGGGGTGTCGGCGGCATGCCTGAATGAGGACGATATCACCGGACTCAAGGGCATGCTCATCTGTTCAAGAAGGAGAAATGATCATGAAACGTATAATTTTTTTTGCAATGCTACTCGCTGTTGCGGCTTGCGGGAAAAAACAGGAAACAGTGGTAGTGCCGCCGTCCACGACCATGCCGCAGGCCGCGCCTGAAACGACGACGCTGCCACCGATGACGACCGCCACTGCGGCGGAAACCACCTTGACCTCCGAGGCAGCGACAACGACGACCCAGAAATCGTCTGCTGCGCCCGGAACAGGTCAGTCTGCGGGAGGCATGCAATCTTCAGGTTCGGCGGGATCGGACTCGTCTGCAGGAGGCATGCAATCCGGGGCTGCAGGATCCGCAAAGGCTGCAGGCGCAGCACAACCGTCGCAATCACTGGGTGCCGAACAATCCGCCGGCGTCGGACAGTCTGCCGGCTCAGGCCAGTCTTCGGCAGCCTCTGGCGCGGGCGACTACACGGTGAATGCGGGCGACACGCTGGCCGGAATTGCACGCGAGCATAACCTGAGTTACCGCGATCTCGCCCGCTGGAACAATATCCAGAATCCGGACCGGATCAGCAAGGGCCAGACGCTCAGGCTAGCCGCACCCTGAAAGGTGCAGCCGGCACTGCATTGCGCATGGGATGCGGGGTGGTGAAAATGGGCGCCTAGTCGAAATCGAACAGGTCGCTCAGGAAGCCTTCCCGCTTCTTTTTCTTGTAGGGGGCGTGCTGCTGAGGATAGCCTTGGCTATGCTGTTGACGCGGGTCGCCGGCGTTCTGTTGCTGCGCTTGCGCTGGATAAGGCGGTGGGGCGACTGGCGCCGCCGGCGCTGCGCCTTGTGCCGGCAAGCCGGCAGCGGAACGGTCGATAATCTTGTCGAGTTCGCCGCGGTCGAGCCAGACGCCACGGCATTTCGGGCAATAGTCAATTTCAATTCCCTGTCGCTCGGACATGACGAGATCGGCATCGATACAAATGGGACATTTCATCAATAATCCTCCTTCAAGTAAACTATAAGAATGTGCAACTGTCGTTGACGGCGGTTGCAGCAACCGGCGCAGGCCGACTTGGCGGTTCAGGAAAATGAAATTCGTCTCATGCACGTATGACCGGCATGCTCCGGCCATCCTGGAAATTTTCAACGAAGCGATCCTGCATTCGACCGCGCTATATGACTATCATCCCCGCACACCAGAAAGCATGGTTGCCTGGTTCGGCGCCCGCGCAGCCGGAAATTTCCCCGTCATCGGGCTCGAAAATGCGGCTGGCGAACTGCTGGGGTTCGGCACTTATGGCACTTTCCGCGCTTTCCCGGCCTATAAATATTCGGTCGAACATTCCATATATGTGGACAAAAGTCATCGAGGCAAGGGTTGTGGCGTGCTGTTGTTGCAATCACTCATCGACGCGGCACGGTTGCAGCAATTGCATGTGATGGTTGGTGGTATCGATGCTGAAAATACCGCCAGTATCGCCTTGCATCGCAAGCTTGGTTTCGAGCATGCCGGCACGATCCGCCAGGCCGGTTTCAAATTCGGCCACTGGCTGGATTTGGCATATTTCCAACTGATTCTTGAAACGCCGCACCTGCCGATGGAAGGGTGAGGCGTTCTCATGCATAATCGGTGTACCCAGCTAAAAATTTCTTGAATGCAATCAAATATCCAAGCCCAACTCTTAAATGCGTTGGATCTCTTGCTCGACGTCGTGTGCGTTGTCGACTGCGATGGGCATTTTGTTGCGGTCAGTGCGGCTTGCGAGAAGGTTTTTGGCTATACGCAGGAAGAAATGATCGGCAAGCCTATGATTGACCTGGTGTTGCCGGCGGATCGGGAGCGTACATTGGTGGCCGCCTCCGGCGTCATGGCTGGCAACCCATTGCGCAATTTCGAGAACCGTTACGTCCGCAAGGATGGGCAAGTGGTGGATATCATGTGGTCGGCCAGCTGGTCGGAGGGCGATCAGTTGCGCCTGGCCGTGGCGCGCGATATTACGCTGTACAAGCAAGCCAGTGCGCGCCTGCGGTATCTGGCGCAATATGATGCCTTGACCGGATTGCCCAACCGGGCGTTGTTCGAGGACCGGTTGCAGGTTGCATTGACGCGCGATGCGCGCAATGGCCAGCATCTGGCGTTATTGTTCATTGACCTGGATGACTTCAAGCCTGTCAACGATCAATTCGGCCATGCAGTGGGTGATTTGCTGTTGCAGCAAGTGGCGGCGCGCATTCATGGCTGCGTGCGCGAGTCGGATACGGTAAGCCGGATTGGCGGTGATGAATTCGTCGTGCTGCTGGATGTGATCCATTCCCTGCAAAATGCCGAGAAGCTTGCAGAAGAAATCTGCGTTG comes from the Janthinobacterium sp. 17J80-10 genome and includes:
- a CDS encoding indolepyruvate ferredoxin oxidoreductase family protein, translating into MNAPLLPGQALVQAPRQDAISLDDKFTLARGRAFLTGTQALVRLPMLQHQRDQAAGLNTAGYISGYRGSPLGNVDLTAMKAQKHLEAHQVKFHPGMNEDLAATAVWGTQQVNLFPGAQYEGVFSLWYGKGPGVDRCGDVFKHANMAGSSAHGGVLLAVGDDHAAKSSTTAHQSEHILKACGIPVLYPASVQEYLDYGLHGWAMSRYTGLWVAMKCVTDLVESGAVVDLDPDRVQIALPEDFALPPGGLNIRWPDAVLEQEARMNNFKWYAALAYARRNRLNRIVWDSPRAKIGIITAGKSYLDTRQALADLGIDEDVARDIGIRLYKVGMTWPLEAEGVRDFAQGLEEILVVEEKRQLLEYQLKEELYNWRDDVRPRVVGKFDDSGEWSNPHREGHGHWLLPATYELSPAQIARAIASRISKYFAGHPVEARVRERIAYLEAKDAVLQAVSTAPNPATDRLPHFCSGCPHNTSTNLPTGSRALAGIGCHYMVLWMDRETSTFTHMGAEGATWIGHAPFTNEPHVFANLGDGTYFHSGILAIRAAVAAQVNITYKVLYNDAVAMTGGQHVDGPLDPARISRQLAAEGVTPIVVITDEPDKYPDGTEWAAGVVIRHRRELDDVQRELREVRGVSAVIYDQTCAAEKRRRRKQHAYPDPARRVVINESVCEGCGDCSVKSNCLSVEPLETPFGRKRQINQSSCNKDYSCLEGFCPSFVTVEGGALKRPAPVKGALVAGAQGASPATSLPLPALPAAAVPFNILVCGIGGTGVITIGQILAMAAHIEGKGCTVLDMSGLAQKGGPVMSHVRICERQDALFSTRVGTGMADLVIGCDVIVAAGRDALTRMGEGKTHAAVNTTGAPTSAFIRNPDWQYPGASAEEQIRTACGRERVDFINAGHVAATLMGDTIATNMFMLGYAWQKGWVPLGLDALVRAIELNAVSVEFNRQAFAWGRHAACDLAAVEKLARTEDAAAHVIEFKRNPRLDDVIALRVEFLTAYQNAAYAQQYRDFVEEVRTAENRLGHDGRAHRLTDAVARYLFKLMAYKDEYEVARLHADPAFREKIAGMFEGDYKIKYHLAPPLMAKRDARGHLVKREYGPWMLQAFRLLAPLKRLRGSALDVFGYTQERRTERALIGQYRQTIASLLPKLHADKLALAVAIASIPETIRGYGHIKEHNLREAREKEATLLTAFHAPVAPMPAPADKKQVALT
- a CDS encoding small-conductance mechanosensitive ion channel, whose product is MQSQVTEWSTALMSSLAAAMALFFSGIPKILGFAIIVIVGWIISSLAVKAVAALLRTIKFNDMAQRSGFSGFVRKMGTDTDSAGMIAVAVKWFIRLVTLVVAFDALGLPAVSDVLRQLLLWLPNVVVALVVLVIAGLAANALSRLVRGAAAEGGLKNPDLLAKVASGLVWAFGIVVAVNQIGIATTLVNTLFMAVTGALALALGLAFGLGGRDTASQIVRNWYGKGQQNQTQLEMAMHAAAGSSGESPVLQTPVGSIVERRSMQRRKAG
- a CDS encoding LysM domain-containing protein, whose product is MKRIIFFAMLLAVAACGKKQETVVVPPSTTMPQAAPETTTLPPMTTATAAETTLTSEAATTTTQKSSAAPGTGQSAGGMQSSGSAGSDSSAGGMQSGAAGSAKAAGAAQPSQSLGAEQSAGVGQSAGSGQSSAASGAGDYTVNAGDTLAGIAREHNLSYRDLARWNNIQNPDRISKGQTLRLAAP
- a CDS encoding zf-TFIIB domain-containing protein produces the protein MKCPICIDADLVMSERQGIEIDYCPKCRGVWLDRGELDKIIDRSAAGLPAQGAAPAAPVAPPPYPAQAQQQNAGDPRQQHSQGYPQQHAPYKKKKREGFLSDLFDFD
- a CDS encoding GNAT family N-acetyltransferase, producing the protein MKFVSCTYDRHAPAILEIFNEAILHSTALYDYHPRTPESMVAWFGARAAGNFPVIGLENAAGELLGFGTYGTFRAFPAYKYSVEHSIYVDKSHRGKGCGVLLLQSLIDAARLQQLHVMVGGIDAENTASIALHRKLGFEHAGTIRQAGFKFGHWLDLAYFQLILETPHLPMEG
- a CDS encoding sensor domain-containing diguanylate cyclase, translating into MLDVVCVVDCDGHFVAVSAACEKVFGYTQEEMIGKPMIDLVLPADRERTLVAASGVMAGNPLRNFENRYVRKDGQVVDIMWSASWSEGDQLRLAVARDITLYKQASARLRYLAQYDALTGLPNRALFEDRLQVALTRDARNGQHLALLFIDLDDFKPVNDQFGHAVGDLLLQQVAARIHGCVRESDTVSRIGGDEFVVLLDVIHSLQNAEKLAEEICVAIRAPLVVASHTVQVSASIGIALHRQHGTDPVQLMRSADIAMYAAKHAGGNQCRSAVHESFT